In Magnolia sinica isolate HGM2019 chromosome 12, MsV1, whole genome shotgun sequence, a single genomic region encodes these proteins:
- the LOC131221823 gene encoding G-type lectin S-receptor-like serine/threonine-protein kinase At2g19130 codes for MHVSVGMDTRRSMPFLYLLLFFFIFSLKAYLSNGSDSITPTQHLSWPHNLTSQGGAFELGFFTPGNSQKYYIGIWYKRVPQQTVVWVANREKPLPNPSNSILKIAEDGNLVLLSPSNFPIWSTNPISKPLNLTVAVLLDTGNLVLRDRSNSSVVHWQSFDHPTDTWLPGGWLGLNKVTGENQRLTSWKNSEDPAPGLFSIEIDPGPSTQYFIMWNGTKSYWSSGNWDGAIFSNVPEMRLNDFDFIQGERRNYGFNFINDEQRKFFNYSVKNTSSLSRFVIDHSGQIKMISWLEYSSQWNLFWAQPISQCDVYALCGSFGSCNEKSSSCTCLPGFEPKSQKDWNLRSWSDGCTRKTHLECGQNGSFASQKNGFWVLPELELPDGSRSLAVGSPRECELACLNDCSCTAYAFQSRCLIWNGELLNLKQLSDGNSEGRTLHLRLAASELKISDRSKGTSTWAVVGVVAGAVLLLGIALFFICRWQRQWNMVSSEAVQGSFIAFSYRSLQIATKNFSETLGSGGFGSVFKGTLPDQTMVAVKKLEGLWQGEKQFRTEVSTIGIIQHVNLIRLRGFCSEKAKRLLVYDYMPNGSLDSLLFGEISNILDWPTRYKIAIGTARGIAYLH; via the coding sequence ATGCATGTTTCAGTAGGCATGGATACCAGAAGAAGCATGCCATTTCTCTATctactcctcttcttcttcatcttctctctCAAGGCCTACCTCTCCAATGGTTCAGATTCTATCACCCCAACACAACATCTTAGTTGGCCTCATAACCTAACCTCCCAAGGTGGGGCATTTGAACTGGGTTTCTTCACACCAGGCAACTCCCAAAAATACTACATAGGCATCTGGTACAAACGAGTCCCACAACAAACAGTTGTCTGGGTAGCCAACAGAGAAAAACCCCTCCCAAACCCCTCCAATTCAATCCTAAAAATTGCAGAAGATGGCAATCTAGTCCTCCTCAGCCCCTCAAATTTCCCAATCtggtccaccaatccaatatcCAAGCCGTTGAATTTGACTGTAGCGGTCCTCCTAGACACTGGAAATCTTGTTCTGAGAGACAGATCCAATTCCTCTGTGGTGCACTGGCAGAGCTTCGATCACCCGACTGATACATGGCTGCCTGGAGGGTGGCTTGGATTGAACAAGGTAACGGGTGAAAACCAACGGCTTACTTCATGGAAGAACTCGGAAGATCCAGCCCCTGGGCTGTTCTCTATAGAGATCGACCCGGGCCCGAGCACACAGTATTTTATTATGTGGAATGGTACTAAAAGTTACTGGAGTAGTGGAAATTGGGATGGGGCAATTTTCAGCAATGTCCCCGAAATGCGATTGAACGATTTCGATTTCATTCAAGGCGAACGGAGGAATTACGGTTTCAACTTCATCAATGATGAACAGAGGAAGTTTTTCAATTACTCAGTGAAAAATACTTCCTCCCTTTCCAGATTCGTGATTGATCATTCCGGTCAGATCAAGATGATTTCATGGCTGGAATACTCCTCTCAATGGAATCTGTTCTGGGCACAGCCAATATCTCAATGCGATGTTTATGCTCTTTGTGGCTCCTTCGGAAGCTGCAACGAGAAGAGCTCGTCCTGTACGTGCTTGCCTGGTTTTGAACCCAAGTCTCAGAAAGACTGGAATTTGAGGAGTTGGTCGGATGGGTGCACGAGGAAAACCCATCTGGAGTGTGGTCAGAACGGATCATTCGCTAGTCAGAAAAACGGGTTTTGGGTGCTGCCCGAATTGGAGCTGCCGGACGgctcacgatctttggccgttggGAGCCCCAGAGAGTGTGAATTGGCCTGCTTAAATGACTGTTCTTGCACTGCTTATGCTTTTCAGAGCAGGTGTTTGATATGGAACGGAGAATTGTTGAATCTGAAGCAGCTGTCTGATGGAAATAGTGAAGGCCGGACGCTTCATCTCCGTCTTGCGGCCTCTGAACTGAAGATTTCGGATCGTAGTAAGGGGACCAGTACATGGGCTGTTGTAGGTGTGGTTGCAGGGGCTGTTCTTCTATTGGGTATTGCTCTGTTTTTTATTTGTAGGTGGCAGCGACAATGGAATATGGTTAGTTCAGAGGCGGTTCAAGGCTCTTTTATTGCATTTAGCTACCGAAGCCTGCAGATTGCAACGAAGAATTTCTCAGAGACATTGGGCAGCGGAGGTTTCGGTTCTGTTTTCAAAGGGACTCTGCCTGATCAAACAATGGTGGCGGTGAAGAAGCTTGAAGGGCTTTGGCAAGGAGAGAAGCAGTTCCGGACAGAGGTGAGCACGATCGGGATAATCCAGCACGTTAATCTCATCCGCCTTCGTGGGTTTTGCTCGGAAAAGGCTAAAAGGCTGCTCGTCTATGATTACATGCCAAACGGGTCTTTGGATTCTCTTCTGTTTGGTGAGATTTCCAACATCCTGGATTGGCCGACGAGGTACAAGATTGCAATTGGGACGGCGAGAGGAATAGCTTATCTACACTAG